A single window of Malus sylvestris chromosome 5, drMalSylv7.2, whole genome shotgun sequence DNA harbors:
- the LOC126621673 gene encoding probable beta-D-xylosidase 5: MNNEIQIRIRIQILLFLSFTFLQILPIFTQEFACDNRASATSQFPFCNTSLPYETRAKDLVSRLTLQEKVIQLVDKSTGIARLGVPAYEWWSEALHGVSNVGPGTSFNGTVPGATSFPAVILSAASFNQSLWLKMGQVVSTEARAMYNVGLAGLTYWSPNVNVFRDPRWGRGQETPGEDPLVVSDYAVNYVRGLQEVSEGNKTGGDRLKVSSCCKHYTAYDVDNWKGVDRFHFDAQVTEQDMEDTYQPPFKSCVQEGHVSSVMCSYNRVNGVPTCADPNLLQGVVRGQWGLDGYIVSDCDSIEVYYNDIHYTATPEDAVALALKAGLNMNCGDFLGLYTENAVSSKKVEESVVDQSLIYNYIVLMRLGFFDGDPTLLQFGKLGPSDVCTKDHKMLALDAAKQGIVLLDNKGGALPLSKNIKSLAIIGPNANATTVMISNYAGIPCSYTSPLQGVQKYVPAVKYAPGCNNVKCADESLIGAAAQASATADAVVVVVGLDQSIEAEGLDRENLTLPGFQEKLVNQVVSAAKGKVILVIMAAGPIDVSFAKSLSKIGGILWVGYPGQAGGDAIAEVIFGDHNPAGRSPFTWYPKEYADQVAMTDMNMRANTSRNFPGRTYRFYTGKTVYEFGHGLSYSNFTKFIKSAPSSVLIPSTPTHHVNLLLSNSTTQLDSDPNSEGKLVDVSKVHCAKLNFNLVVGVKNNGPRDGGHVVLVFWEPASSGRVMGAPKLQLVEFKRVEVKNGETKYVTIGVDVCKRMSLVDSEGKRKLVTGKHTIVVGSPSERQVKHIVDVKVAGKAELREAF, from the exons ATGAACAACGAAATCCAAATTCGAATTCGAATCCAAATCctcttgtttctttcttttacaTTTCTCCAAATACTTCCCATTTTTACACAAGAATTTGCATGTGACAATAGAGCTTCAGCAACTAGCCAATTTCCTTTCTGCAACACTTCCCTTCCTTATGAGACGCGAGCCAAGGACCTCGTGTCGCGCCTTACGCTCCAAGAAAAGGTGATACAGCTAGTAGATAAGAGCACAGGCATTGCTCGACTAGGTGTGCCAGCGTATGAGTGGTGGTCCGAGGCACTTCATGGCGTGTCTAATGTTGGCCCGGGAACTAGTTTTAATGGCACAGTGCCTGGTGCCACTAGTTTCCCAGCAGTGATTCTATCCGCTGCTAGTTTTAACCAATCACTGTGGCTAAAGATGGGCCAGGTTGTGTCAACTGAGGCTAGGGCCATGTACAATGTTGGCCTAGCCGGGTTGACATACTGGAGTCCTAATGTTAATGTGTTCCGCGACCCTAGATGGGGTCGCGGACAAGAAACACCTGGCGAAGACCCTCTGGTGGTGTCAGATTACGCGGTGAATTATGTCCGCGGTCTGCAAGAAGTGAGTGAAGGGAATAAGACTGGTGGTGATAGGCTGAAGGTCTCAAGCTGCTGCAAGCATTACACTGCTTATGATGTGGATAATTGGAAAGGAGTTGATCGATTTCACTTTGATGCACAG GTGACAGAGCAGGACATGGAGGATACATATCAGCCACCATTCAAAAGTTGTGTACAGGAGGGCCATGTAAGCAGTGTGATGTGTTCATACAATCGTGTCAACGGCGTTCCAACGTGCGCTGACCCGAACCTCCTCCAAGGGGTAGTTAGAGGTCAATGGGGTCTAGATGG ATATATCGTTTCAGATTGCGACTCCATCGAAGTTTATTACAATGACATCCATTATACTGCAACACCTGAGGATGCAGTAGCCCTTGCCTTGAAAGCAG GTTTAAACATGAATTGTGGAGATTTTCTAGGATTATACACAGAGAATGCAGTGAGCTCAAAAAAAGTTGAAGAATCTGTGGTAGATCAGTCCTTGATATACAACTACATAGTCCTGATGAGGCTAGGCTTCTTTGATGGTGACCCAACATTGCTCCAATTCGGAAAGCTTGGCCCGTCTGATGTGTGCACCAAGGATCATAAAATGTTGGCACTTGATGCTGCTAAGCAGGGCATAGTTTTGCTTGACAACAAGGGAGGAGCTCTTCCATTgtctaaaaatataaaaagcttGGCTATTATTGGACCTAATGCAAATGCCACCACTGTTATGATAAGCAACTATGCTGGCATACCATGTAGCTACACTAGCCCTTTACAAGGAGTACAGAAGTATGTCCCTGCCGTGAAATATGCCCCGGGCTGCAACAATGTGAAATGTGCCGATGAGAGCCTCATTGGGGCTGCGGCTCAGGCCTCCGCCACAGCTGATGCAGTGGTGGTGGTAGTGGGACTTGATCAGTCCATTGAAGCTGAGGGGCTTGACAGAGAGAACTTGACATTGCCAGGGTTTCAGGAAAAGCTTGTGAACCAAGTGGTTAGTGCAGCAAAAGGAAAGGTCATTCTGGTAATTATGGCAGCTGGCCCAATTGATGTTTCTTTTGCCAAAAGTTTGAGCAAAATTGGGGGGATTCTATGGGTAGGGTATCCAGGTCAAGCTGGAGGAGATGCCATTGCTGAAGTCATATTTGGGGACCACAATCCAG CTGGAAGATCTCCTTTTACATGGTACCCAAAGGAATATGCAGATCAAGTGGCAATGACAGACATGAACATGAGAGCCAACACAAGCAGAAACTTCCCAGGGAGAACATACAGATTCTACACTGGAAAAACCGTCTATGAGTTTGGTCATGGTCTAAGCTATTCAAATTTCACCAAGTTCATAAAGTCTGCACCATCCTCAGTACTCATTCCCTCAACCCCAACTCATCATGTTAACCTTCTACTTTCCAACTCCACCACTCAACTGGACTCAGACCCTAACTCCGAAGGCAAACTAGTTGATGTATCAAAAGTACATTGCGCGAAATTAAATTTTAACCTTGTTGTCGGCGTGAAGAACAACGGGCCAAGGGACGGGGGTCATGTGGTGCTCGTGTTTTGGGAACCGGCAAGCTCAGGGAGGGTGATGGGAGCACCAAAGTTGCAGCTGGTGGAATTTAAAAGGGTGGAGGTGAAGAATGGAGAGACAAAGTATGTGACAATTGGGGTGGATGTGTGCAAGAGAATGAGCCTTGTGGATAGTGAAGGAAAGAGGAAGTTGGTAACTGGAAAACACACAATTGTGGTTGGTTCTCCTAGTGAGCGCCAAGTGAAGCACATTGTCGATGTCAAGGTGGCTGGAAAAGCAGAATTGAGGGAGGCCTTTTAA
- the LOC126621675 gene encoding uncharacterized protein LOC126621675, whose translation MEGLIPFLLHAIKKQRPQHRLIRSFSASESNSNRSYHLLLTGQDSAEGSSHRRTRSEFQPPTFNKEEAGVSAAAPSVFVGSKIGSYPYQGSNAGMTRRK comes from the coding sequence ATGGAAGGTTTGATTCCATTTCTTCTTCATGCAATCAAGAAGCAAAGACCTCAGCACAGGTTGATCAGATCGTTTTCTGCTTCTGAGAGCAACTCCAACCGTAGCTACCATCTTCTGCTGACCGGCCAGGATTCGGCGGAGGGCTCGTCTCACCGCAGGACAAGGTCGGAGTTCCAGCCTCCCACCTTCAATAAGGAAGAAGCCGGTGTTTCCGCTGCTGCTCCTTCGGTGTTCGTTGGATCGAAGATAGGTTCCTATCCTTACCAAGGCTCTAATGCGGGCATGACTAGAAGGAAGTGA